In one Paenibacillus sp. JQZ6Y-1 genomic region, the following are encoded:
- a CDS encoding amino acid ABC transporter substrate-binding protein, which produces MKKWGSLTLMLILTMLVIAACGNSSNTATTGSGSDQSATSNESTTSSSSAPTLESVKASGKLRIGTEGTYAPFTYHDEAGKLTGFDVDIATEVSKRLGVEPEFIETQWDGMIAGLDANRFDTVFNEVGITEERQQKYLFSDPYISSKAVLIVKEDNTDIKAFTDLKGKKSAQSLTSNFGKIAEQNGAELVSVDGFPQAVELLASGRADATINDNLSFLDLKKQQPDAPIKVVAEEADASQSGAIFNKSSQDLVDAVDKALKDMVADGTYLKISEKYFGEDVSK; this is translated from the coding sequence ATGAAAAAATGGGGTTCGTTAACACTGATGCTGATTCTGACCATGCTGGTCATTGCAGCGTGCGGTAACAGCTCAAATACAGCAACAACCGGCAGCGGTTCTGACCAGTCGGCAACAAGCAATGAAAGCACTACATCGTCTTCCAGCGCTCCTACACTGGAATCGGTAAAAGCAAGCGGTAAACTGCGTATCGGTACAGAAGGCACGTATGCGCCATTCACATACCATGACGAAGCGGGTAAACTGACTGGCTTTGACGTGGATATTGCAACAGAAGTGAGCAAACGTCTGGGCGTAGAACCAGAATTTATCGAGACTCAATGGGATGGCATGATCGCTGGTCTGGACGCAAACCGTTTTGACACAGTGTTCAATGAAGTAGGAATCACGGAAGAGCGTCAACAGAAATACCTGTTCTCCGATCCGTACATTTCTTCCAAAGCGGTTCTGATCGTGAAAGAAGACAACACCGACATCAAAGCATTCACCGATTTGAAAGGTAAAAAATCCGCTCAGTCCCTCACCAGCAATTTTGGTAAAATCGCTGAGCAAAACGGTGCTGAACTGGTATCCGTAGACGGTTTCCCACAAGCGGTTGAGCTGCTGGCTTCCGGTCGTGCGGATGCAACGATCAACGATAACCTGTCTTTCCTCGATCTGAAAAAGCAACAGCCTGACGCTCCGATCAAAGTCGTAGCAGAAGAAGCTGATGCTTCCCAGAGCGGTGCGATCTTCAACAAAAGCAGCCAAGATCTGGTTGACGCTGTAGATAAAGCACTGAAAGATATGGTTGCTGATGGTACGTATCTGAAAATCTCCGAGAAATATTTCGGTGAAGATGTTTCCAAATAA
- the dctA gene encoding C4-dicarboxylate transporter DctA codes for MSFFKSLFFQIIVAVAIGIGVGLIWPNFGEMLQPLGTGFIKLIKMLIAPLIFVVVVAGIAKAGDLKAVGRIGLKAILWFELATTVALVLGLVAAKWLRPGEGMNIDPASLDPNAVAAKTGGAELPHTVDFLLNIIPTSAVDAFAQNALLQVLLLACLFGTALAASESTLKQNVLTLVDQIMELIFRVIGYIMKLAPIGAFGAIAYTVGAYGASTLASYGMLIIACYASALLFLVVLGLAAWWITGMNLLQFVRYTRSEVMLAIGTASSEVVMPRMMDKLTRAGCNRAVVGLVVPTGYSFNLDGASIYLSLATVFLAQSVGIELTLVQELTILAVLMLSSKGMAGVPGSAFLALSATAAALNAFPVAVVALLLGADRFMDTMRVFTNLMGNCVAAFVVAKWEGMLDTKRMKAVLSGQISEDELDAEEALTTQDREKDTLTPATGATAVYHGPHMNKPKTAYDQS; via the coding sequence CTGGCCCAACTTTGGGGAAATGCTGCAACCGCTGGGAACCGGATTTATCAAACTGATCAAAATGCTAATTGCGCCACTGATCTTCGTCGTTGTTGTCGCTGGTATCGCTAAAGCAGGCGATCTAAAGGCGGTCGGTCGGATCGGTCTAAAAGCAATCCTCTGGTTTGAACTGGCAACGACTGTTGCTCTGGTGCTTGGTCTGGTTGCTGCTAAATGGCTGCGTCCGGGTGAAGGCATGAATATTGATCCAGCTAGCCTTGATCCAAATGCGGTTGCTGCCAAAACTGGTGGTGCTGAGCTGCCGCATACAGTAGATTTTCTTCTGAATATTATTCCGACCAGTGCCGTCGATGCCTTTGCCCAGAATGCCTTGCTGCAAGTCTTGCTGCTAGCATGTCTGTTCGGTACCGCACTCGCGGCGAGCGAAAGTACACTCAAGCAAAACGTACTGACACTGGTGGATCAGATTATGGAACTGATCTTCCGCGTTATCGGTTATATTATGAAGCTTGCTCCAATCGGTGCATTTGGAGCGATTGCTTATACAGTTGGCGCATACGGCGCGTCCACACTGGCATCCTACGGTATGCTGATTATCGCTTGTTACGCATCGGCGCTGTTGTTCCTTGTTGTGCTTGGCTTGGCTGCATGGTGGATCACAGGCATGAACCTGCTGCAATTCGTACGCTATACTCGTTCTGAAGTAATGCTTGCCATCGGTACTGCGTCATCCGAGGTAGTAATGCCGCGTATGATGGACAAACTGACACGCGCTGGCTGTAACCGCGCGGTTGTCGGGCTGGTGGTGCCAACGGGGTATTCATTCAATTTGGACGGTGCATCCATCTATCTGTCGCTTGCAACTGTATTTCTGGCGCAGTCGGTCGGTATCGAGCTGACGCTGGTGCAGGAGCTGACGATTCTGGCTGTACTCATGCTCAGCTCCAAAGGTATGGCTGGCGTACCCGGCTCTGCTTTTCTAGCATTATCCGCTACGGCTGCGGCATTGAACGCCTTTCCGGTTGCGGTTGTCGCACTGCTGCTGGGTGCAGACCGATTTATGGATACGATGCGTGTGTTTACCAATCTGATGGGGAACTGTGTAGCTGCGTTTGTGGTTGCCAAGTGGGAAGGCATGCTGGATACCAAACGCATGAAGGCAGTGCTGTCCGGTCAAATCAGTGAAGACGAGTTGGATGCAGAAGAAGCCTTGACTACACAGGATCGTGAAAAAGATACGCTGACACCAGCTACCGGTGCAACTGCCGTATACCACGGTCCACATATGAACAAGCCGAAAACGGCATACGATCAATCTTGA
- a CDS encoding amino acid ABC transporter ATP-binding protein — translation MLEIRNLHKAFGSLEVLKGIDVDLEKGKVLAIIGPSGSGKTTLLRCMNLLEIPDQGTLKLSDQQLDFQQGRKLTTRNVTELRKRTGMVFQSYNLFPHKTVVENIMEGPVVVQKKDRNKARQTANELLNKVGLGDRGNYYPHQLSGGQQQRVGIARAMAMEPDVLLFDEPTSALDPELVGEVLRVIKQLALEGRTMVIVTHEMKFAADVADHVILMDNGVIIEQGPPQQVINNPQTARGQQFMNRINGEDI, via the coding sequence ATGCTGGAAATACGTAATTTGCATAAAGCCTTCGGTTCGCTGGAAGTACTCAAGGGAATCGATGTTGATCTGGAAAAAGGAAAAGTACTCGCTATTATCGGACCGTCTGGTTCGGGTAAAACAACGCTACTGCGCTGCATGAATCTGTTAGAGATTCCAGATCAGGGAACATTAAAGCTGAGCGATCAACAACTGGACTTTCAACAGGGTCGTAAACTGACTACACGTAATGTAACCGAGCTGCGCAAGCGCACGGGTATGGTATTCCAGTCGTACAATCTGTTTCCACATAAAACGGTGGTCGAGAATATTATGGAAGGCCCTGTAGTCGTACAGAAGAAGGATCGCAACAAGGCGCGTCAGACTGCCAATGAACTGCTGAACAAGGTTGGATTGGGCGACCGTGGTAATTATTATCCGCATCAACTATCCGGCGGTCAGCAGCAGCGCGTCGGAATCGCTCGTGCGATGGCGATGGAGCCCGATGTACTGTTGTTCGACGAACCGACCTCTGCACTTGATCCAGAGCTGGTCGGTGAAGTGCTGCGAGTAATCAAGCAGCTGGCGCTGGAAGGTCGCACGATGGTCATCGTAACCCACGAAATGAAATTCGCTGCCGATGTGGCGGACCATGTGATTCTCATGGATAACGGCGTTATTATTGAGCAAGGTCCACCGCAACAGGTGATTAATAATCCGCAAACGGCGCGTGGTCAGCAATTCATGAATCGCATCAATGGGGAAGATATTTAA
- a CDS encoding MgtC/SapB family protein, with amino-acid sequence MLTIVTLEHIFRVLIAGLCGVLIGYERRSRHKEAGIRTHFIVAVGASLMMVISKYGFTDMEYWSNVSLDPSRVAAQIVSGVGFLGAGTIFMNKQKVKGLTTAAGIWATAGVGMAIGAGMYWLGIGVTLLILLVQFAMHGRGAPVLAARSHKLHVRLVNHTDPVENLLDVLEENEVHVIKLQSQTTEPTQNNSDIHDAHIQSEIELWMEIKFPASLKTSDILLILQSQPDVRMIQLE; translated from the coding sequence ATGCTGACCATCGTAACGCTAGAGCATATTTTCCGAGTACTGATCGCCGGGCTGTGTGGCGTGCTGATCGGCTATGAACGACGTAGTCGGCACAAAGAAGCTGGCATTCGTACGCATTTTATCGTTGCAGTCGGTGCCTCGCTCATGATGGTAATTTCCAAATATGGATTTACCGATATGGAATATTGGAGCAATGTCTCGCTTGATCCATCGCGCGTTGCCGCTCAGATTGTTAGTGGAGTTGGCTTTCTGGGAGCAGGTACGATTTTTATGAACAAGCAAAAGGTCAAAGGATTAACGACCGCAGCCGGAATCTGGGCTACTGCTGGCGTCGGCATGGCGATTGGCGCTGGCATGTACTGGCTTGGCATTGGAGTGACTCTGCTGATCTTATTAGTGCAATTTGCCATGCACGGACGCGGTGCTCCTGTGCTAGCGGCGCGCTCCCACAAGCTGCATGTGCGACTAGTCAATCATACCGATCCAGTGGAAAATTTGCTTGATGTGCTAGAGGAAAATGAGGTGCATGTGATCAAGCTGCAATCGCAGACGACCGAGCCTACGCAAAACAATTCTGACATTCACGATGCCCATATCCAGTCGGAAATCGAGCTGTGGATGGAGATCAAATTTCCCGCTTCATTGAAAACATCGGATATTTTGCTTATTTTGCAATCTCAGCCGGATGTGCGAATGATTCAATTGGAGTAG
- a CDS encoding amino acid ABC transporter permease — protein sequence MTDRQIQIVIDSFWPLLKAGLMYTLPLALASFVLGLIVAVLTALARTSNVRILNFIAQFYVWIIRGTPLLVQLFIIFYGLPTVGIVLPPFVAALIGFTLSVGAYGSEIVRAAIQSIPKGQWEAAYSIGMTRGQALKRVILPQAARVSVPPLSNSFISLVKDTSLASSITYIEMFRQSQQIVARTYEALILYCEAAVIYLMFTSVLFVVQSLLEKRLSRFSAQ from the coding sequence ATGACCGATCGGCAGATACAAATTGTTATTGATTCTTTTTGGCCGCTGCTCAAGGCAGGGCTGATGTATACACTGCCGCTGGCGCTGGCATCCTTTGTGCTGGGCCTGATTGTGGCAGTACTGACCGCACTGGCGAGAACGTCCAATGTGCGGATTTTGAATTTTATTGCTCAGTTTTACGTATGGATTATCCGTGGTACGCCATTGCTGGTGCAATTGTTTATTATCTTCTATGGCTTGCCAACGGTAGGCATTGTATTACCGCCATTTGTGGCGGCTTTAATCGGCTTTACGCTCAGTGTTGGTGCGTATGGCTCCGAGATTGTACGCGCGGCGATTCAGTCGATTCCGAAGGGACAATGGGAAGCAGCGTATTCCATCGGTATGACACGAGGACAGGCGCTGAAACGGGTCATATTGCCGCAGGCAGCTCGTGTATCCGTGCCACCACTGTCTAACTCGTTTATCAGTCTGGTTAAGGATACATCGCTGGCATCCAGCATTACGTATATCGAGATGTTCCGACAATCGCAACAAATTGTGGCACGTACGTATGAGGCACTGATTCTGTATTGCGAAGCGGCAGTCATTTACCTGATGTTCACATCGGTACTATTCGTCGTGCAGAGCCTACTGGAAAAACGACTCAGCCGTTTCTCTGCGCAATAA
- a CDS encoding Gfo/Idh/MocA family protein — translation MGKVRVAVVGCGSISERRHIPEYAVNPDVELVAFADPVVERAQGYADLYNAKAYSDYKELLAAGGFDAVSVCTPNGLHAEVAIAAANAGAHVLVEKPMAVSDEEAQQMIAAAEKNNVFLMVAHNQRLMPPHLKAKEVLKQGHLGRVLTFRTAFGHGGPEGWSIDGKNSWFFRKGEAAMGAMGDLGVHKSDMIRWLLDDEVVSVSAFIGTLDKKDTDVDDNAICLLRMGSGAIGSLVASWTSYRGEDNGTVLWCENGVMKIGTDPVDQVIVELRNGTVERYQVGEIATNEKQVTSGIVDEFIGSITNNVAPTISGEEGRKSLNVILAAFRSQEEGRTIEL, via the coding sequence ATGGGGAAAGTCAGAGTAGCAGTAGTAGGTTGCGGCAGTATTTCGGAACGCCGCCATATTCCAGAATATGCAGTAAACCCGGATGTGGAACTGGTCGCTTTTGCTGATCCGGTTGTAGAGCGTGCACAGGGTTATGCTGATTTGTATAATGCCAAAGCATACAGTGATTACAAAGAGCTGCTCGCGGCTGGTGGGTTCGACGCTGTAAGCGTATGCACACCAAACGGACTGCATGCGGAAGTAGCGATTGCAGCTGCTAATGCTGGTGCGCATGTACTGGTAGAGAAGCCGATGGCAGTGTCTGATGAGGAAGCACAGCAAATGATCGCTGCTGCCGAGAAAAACAATGTATTTCTGATGGTTGCACACAACCAACGTCTGATGCCTCCACATCTGAAAGCCAAAGAAGTGCTGAAGCAGGGACATCTGGGACGCGTGCTTACCTTCCGTACAGCATTCGGTCACGGTGGACCAGAAGGCTGGAGTATTGATGGCAAAAACAGCTGGTTCTTCCGCAAAGGCGAAGCTGCCATGGGCGCGATGGGCGATCTGGGTGTACATAAATCCGATATGATCCGCTGGTTGCTGGACGATGAAGTTGTTAGCGTAAGCGCATTTATTGGAACATTGGATAAAAAAGACACCGATGTCGACGACAATGCGATCTGCTTGCTGCGTATGGGCAGTGGCGCGATTGGCTCGCTCGTTGCTAGCTGGACCTCGTACCGTGGTGAAGATAATGGTACAGTGCTGTGGTGTGAAAATGGTGTGATGAAAATCGGAACCGATCCAGTGGATCAGGTTATCGTTGAGCTGAGAAACGGAACGGTAGAGCGCTATCAGGTGGGTGAAATTGCTACCAACGAGAAACAAGTGACTAGCGGTATCGTGGACGAGTTCATTGGTTCTATCACCAACAATGTAGCACCAACCATCTCCGGCGAAGAAGGACGCAAATCGCTGAATGTTATTTTGGCTGCTTTCCGTTCGCAAGAAGAAGGACGTACAATCGAACTGTAA